One segment of Pseudophryne corroboree isolate aPseCor3 chromosome 10, aPseCor3.hap2, whole genome shotgun sequence DNA contains the following:
- the LOC134965275 gene encoding uncharacterized protein LOC134965275: protein MEVLTRLRRNQLYCKLEKYTFEVSSILFLGYIISGSELQMDPTKVQAIRDWSVPSTLKGIQRFLGFANFYRKCIKNYSSIVAAITALTHKGANPLYWTPEATKAFPDLKHAFMSAPILHQPDLSRPFQVEVDALS from the coding sequence ATGGAGGTATTGACCCGATTGAGAAGAAACCAGTTATATTGTAAACTAGAAAAATACACATTCGAGGTATCATCTATTCTGTTTCTTGGATATATCATTTCTGGTTCAGAATTACAAATGGATCCCACTAAAGTCCAAGCCATTCGAGACTGGTCGGTTCCTTCTACTCTCAAAGGAATTCAGCGCTTCCTTGGTTTTGCTAATTTTtacagaaaatgtattaaaaattattCCTCAATTGTGGCAGCTATTACAGCCCTGACACATAAGGGAGCTAACCCCTTGTATTGGACCCCTGAAGCAACCAAAGCCTTCCCAGATTTAAAGCATGCCTTCATGTCTGCACCCATTCTCCACCAGCCTGATTTGAGTCGACCATTCCAAGTGGAGGTGGATGCATTATCGTAA